GAAAAACCCAGTTTAACCAAACTTGCAACAGTTGCACTATTAATATTTGTAGCCGTCAAACAGCGACTCATTTCTACTAATCGCAGTTGTTGTTTTGTGTATTCTAGTTGATTAGCATCAGCAATTTGTTGTTGCTGACGAAAATTTTGCCCCAAATTCCGCAAGATATTTTGATTACCTTGTAATGTAGGGATGCAGAACATCTGGCCAATCTGGCCGGGATTACCTAAAATTTTTGCTTGATTAGAATTAAAAGTTAAACCAGGTACGCTTAAACAAGCTTCGGGAGAAAACCTGGCATCGCTAAAATCTGCTTGGTTGAGAATGCTTGCACCTTGCAAATTCACCAATTGATTAAACTCCACTTCTCGAAATATGACAGCTTGCTCAAAAGTCGCTTCTGTTAATAGGAGAAACTGATTAAAACTTGCTTTCGTAAACTGGGCTTGATTGGCAAAGCGGACATCAGAAAAATCAGCATTTTCTTGCCATTTTCCACTATTGAATTTAGCTAACTGCTTAAAAGTTGCTTGATTGAAGCTGGCAGTTTTTTCAAAGATACTACCTTGAAAATCAGCAAGTTCCTGAAATTGGGTTTGTTTAAAATTAGCTCTATCAAAAAAAATACTGCCCTGAAAATTGCTTGATTGCTGGAATTTAGCACCGCTAAAACTGACGGGACGACCAAATCGGGTTTCAGTCCAGTTAGTGAATTGGAGAAAAGTTGCACCTTGGGCATCCACAGACTGAAGAAAGAATGTATTAGAGAACTTCATTTCGCCATTGAAGCGAGTTTGCACGAGTGTCAAGACACCACGAAAAACAGCGATTTCACTGGATGGAGTTGACACTGTTCCCAAAAGCGAGCGGCAATCTTTGGAGTTTGTGAGTGACTCTAGACAAACAAGGCGCAAACGTTCTAGTTCTTTTTGTTCAGTAGGAGTAAAAATTGGAGCGATCGCTTGGGCGTATAATGGTGTTCTTAAACCTAAATCGCTACCGACAAAATCCCCCAAAATCAGGGTATAGCTCAGGTCTAAGCCCAAGGGTTTTGCACCTAGTTCTTTTCGCAGTAGTTGGTAAAAAGCATCACGAAAGCTAGCGTTTTCTGGGCGTAAATCGATTACCATTTTCTGCAAATCCACCGTCAAATTGCCTTCGCGGAGTGTCGGAGTGCGTAGGCGTTCTTGTAATAGTTCTAGGGTTAAGGGTGTGCGTTTTGGTTGCGCTTGTGCTGCCCACGCTGGTAGGGGGAGGAAGAGGAGAATTGATAAAACGCAAAGGAACGCAGAGGAGCGCAAAGAAACCCCTCTGCGTTCCTTTGCGTTTAACCTCTGCGTTCCTCTGCGTTGAAAAAATAAATTATGCAAATTGTTCGATTAATCGTCGCTAATTAGTAGAACAATTTTACCTGTCACAGAACCGCTTTCAATTAGTTGGTGTGCCTGAGCCGCTTCTTTCAAGGGAAACTTGTGACTAACATGGATTTTTAACTTACCTTCATCGATCCAGGTGGCACATTGTTCGAGAATTTCTGCATGGTGCTGGAGGCTTTCTTCTAATCCTAGTAATGCTGGTGTTAGCATTAGTTCTAAACTTATGCGGAGATTACGTACTCTAGCGGTTTTCCAAACAGTATTGGCATCTGGTTCGAGAATCGTCACAATATCACCATAAACTCGCACTGCGGGGAAGGTTTTTTGGAAGGTTTCGCCGCCTACGGTATCAAAAGCCAAGTCTACGCCTTCCCCACCAGTCCAATCTAATACCGCTTGCACAAAGTCTGTTTGTTTATAAAAAATTACACTATCGGCACCAAGTTGTTTGACGAAATTAGCCTTTTCTTCAGAACTAACTGTGGTAGAAACAGTAGCACCTTTGAGTTTAGCCAATTGAATTGCTACATGACCAACACCACCAGCACCCGCATGAATGAAAACCCGTTCTCCAGGTTCCAATCGTCCCCGTTCGTATAAGGCTTCCCAGGCGGTGATTAATGCTAAAGGTGCTGCTGCTGCTTCCGCAAAGGAGATGGAAGCGGGTTTACGTGCCACAAACCGCTCATCCACAACGGTATATTCAGCATAATTCCCTTGGTGTGCGCCTAAGCCACCGGAGCAAAAATATACTGCATCGCCTGGGCGAAAACGCTGAACCCCAGCACCCACCGCCTCAATTATACCTGCACCATCACATCCTAAAATTGTCGGCGTGCGATCGCTGTAAAATGTTCCTCGGCTACGAAGTTTAGTGTCAATCGGATTAACGCCAGCAGCCACCAAACGCACTAAAAGTTCAGTATTCCCTACAGGAACAGCAGGGTTTGGCACTTCCTCTAGTTGCAGAACTTCAGGATTACCAGGTGCTTTCATCAAGACTGCTTTCATAACTCTTTCCTCCTCTAGATGCACGCTGCTATTTGATGTCCTTCCCGCCGTAAACGGTCGGGGATTCCTAAGACTCACGACTTAGGTTTCTGTTTCTTTCCATTACTGGATTTTTGCTAAATTTTTGGCATCCTAGGTACTGAAGAACCATGATTATCAGAATATGATATTATGGCTACTCTTCGGTATAGCGACGGGGCGTATAAACCCAGAGATTACCATCGCTTCGCTTCATGATTCGGGTTTTTGTGGAACCAACGAGAATAATTGTCCGCATATCGGCGCTTGCTGGTGCTAACCGATCAAGGGCGATCGCTTTTACTGTCTGTCCTGGTCTACCGAGATTGCGCGCCAATACTACTGGGGTATCTGGTGTTCTATGTCGCAATAAAATATTTCTCGCTTCTGCTAGTTGCCAGGTACGCTCTTTGGAAACAGGATTGTAGAAAGCAATGACGAAATCAGCCTCAGCAGCAGCAGTAATTCGTTGTTCGATCGCAGACCAAGGTTTTAAGATATCGGACAGGGAAATAGCACAGAAGTCATGTCCAAGGGGCGCACCAATGGCTGCTGCTGCTGCTTGCATAGCAGAAATGCCTGGCGCTACATGAATGTCGATACGATCCCATTCTGGTTTAGCATAGCGATCGCATACTTCAAAAACTGCTGTTGCCATTGCATAGATCCCAGGGTCGCCAGATGAAACGACGGCGACATATCTGCCAGATGCCGCTAAATCAAGGGCCATTTTTGCTCGTGCTTCTTCTTCTCGGTTGTCGGACTCATGCCGTTGCTTCCCATCAGCCAGAGAACCAACTAAATCTAAATAAGTTTTATAACCCACTAGGTCAGTTGCCGACTTGAGTATCTCCTTTACTTCTGGAGACATCCATTGCGATCCACCAGGCCCCGTACCAATAATCGCTAACCGTCCACGTGGCTGACCGATAGTGTTGGGGTCAATTGGTTGGGGGGCAATAGCGATCGCTATATAGGGAGATGAAGAAGATAAAGGGGATGTGCCTGTAGCCGCGATCGCTGCTGCTTGGGCAGGGCTATAACCTTGAGCTAACAAACTTTCTAGCTGATTTGGAGTGAAAAAGCGGGCAGGTACTCCCAAGGCGCTAGCTACGGCATTGATTGCTGGATTGGCTGCGGCGGTGATGGGTGCAAATATGCCGGCGACTGATGTTTTTGCTAATTTGGCATCAGCTAGTAGCTGCTCTACTAAAGCTACTGGATTATCAATCATGCCACTAATTGCGATCGCGATCGTTGCTGGGTGGTAAACAAGATAGTTGGCTGTAGGAGTCACCAAACGTTCTGTAATTTGGATGGTCAAATCTCCCTTTGGATCTAGGGGCAGTTTACTATCGCTCAACCAAGGTGCTATGCCTTCTAGTTTGACTTGTGCCCCGGCTAGCAAATCTGAGATAAATTTCTTAGCATTGTCTGGGTTTGCTAAATGGTATCCGGGGGGAGGAGACAACAGCGTTGTGCCCAAACGCAGATCGCCTGTGGTCGTAATTGCAGGTTTGACATCAAGGGCTTCGGCAATCTGACGGGCCAAATCGTTTACCCCAGCAAGTCCGCCCAAGAGGGGGACAACGGCACTACCATCTTCAGCCACAGCTAGCACTGGTGGTTCCTGTTGTTTATCCGAGAGGATGGGAGCTAGCGTCCTAATTAAAATACCGGCGGCGCAAATGCCAATTAGTGGCGTTCCTTGGGCAAATAACTCGCGCAACGTTTCGCCAAAATTAGTAAAGCTGACATCAACTCCCGATGTGCGACCCGCTAGACCGTATAGTGTCGCTCCTGGTAGGACGCTGATTATTTTGCGTGCGACTGTCACGCTATTTTGACCTAGTACTACAATGGCGGGTGCAACGTTCATCATCATAAGACTTCTTTTACATAGATATCTTGCAAAATTTGATAAGCTAGATTGTCATTCATTTTTTCAAAATGATTCACTTGTAGTAAGGGCTACCTTACGGGAACCCTTTGCGAACAGCCCTACTTTTATGCAACTTAGTTCAAAATTTTCAGTCCGAGAGAGAGTTTTTCATGCGAATCTCTTCTGCAAATGATGCTCTTTATAATGTTGTTCAAAAAACTGCTGTTTTGCTCCGAAAGGCTTTTAGGCTTTCAGTCTGCTGTTGCACATGAGCGCTAATGCGATCGCACGCTAACTCACAAAGCTCAAAAATTATTGGATCGGCAATCTCATAATATGCACTAGTGCCTTTGGGTTG
This genomic interval from Nostoc sp. KVJ3 contains the following:
- a CDS encoding pentapeptide repeat-containing protein, producing MHNLFFQRRGTQRLNAKERRGVSLRSSAFLCVLSILLFLPLPAWAAQAQPKRTPLTLELLQERLRTPTLREGNLTVDLQKMVIDLRPENASFRDAFYQLLRKELGAKPLGLDLSYTLILGDFVGSDLGLRTPLYAQAIAPIFTPTEQKELERLRLVCLESLTNSKDCRSLLGTVSTPSSEIAVFRGVLTLVQTRFNGEMKFSNTFFLQSVDAQGATFLQFTNWTETRFGRPVSFSGAKFQQSSNFQGSIFFDRANFKQTQFQELADFQGSIFEKTASFNQATFKQLAKFNSGKWQENADFSDVRFANQAQFTKASFNQFLLLTEATFEQAVIFREVEFNQLVNLQGASILNQADFSDARFSPEACLSVPGLTFNSNQAKILGNPGQIGQMFCIPTLQGNQNILRNLGQNFRQQQQIADANQLEYTKQQLRLVEMSRCLTATNINSATVASLVKLGFSATQAAAIAQRRLIKSFRNTSELLTLADIDLRKYTQLSDRLIVGEPLSIGGWLLQAWSWLALSVLLLLSGYGTDFWLVFGVGGVAIAYFGLLFWLVDRYRRLHPVPIIPTFYETISILVSFSVLEFLSLLAIFRNAEQPLLTLGCLLIILIPVPMALLIRLYQQGRYHDLMDVSYFTEDGTFRQLRLLIGRLPVIPRNQTFRERYMPLLCDRHWNWLNYYDFSLNNLVKLGFNDIRLRDEHLPGIISALAWYQWSLGVIYITLVLWTLSRTIPGLNLLIYLK
- a CDS encoding zinc-dependent alcohol dehydrogenase family protein, with the translated sequence MKAVLMKAPGNPEVLQLEEVPNPAVPVGNTELLVRLVAAGVNPIDTKLRSRGTFYSDRTPTILGCDGAGIIEAVGAGVQRFRPGDAVYFCSGGLGAHQGNYAEYTVVDERFVARKPASISFAEAAAAPLALITAWEALYERGRLEPGERVFIHAGAGGVGHVAIQLAKLKGATVSTTVSSEEKANFVKQLGADSVIFYKQTDFVQAVLDWTGGEGVDLAFDTVGGETFQKTFPAVRVYGDIVTILEPDANTVWKTARVRNLRISLELMLTPALLGLEESLQHHAEILEQCATWIDEGKLKIHVSHKFPLKEAAQAHQLIESGSVTGKIVLLISDD
- the cobJ gene encoding precorrin-3B C(17)-methyltransferase translates to MMNVAPAIVVLGQNSVTVARKIISVLPGATLYGLAGRTSGVDVSFTNFGETLRELFAQGTPLIGICAAGILIRTLAPILSDKQQEPPVLAVAEDGSAVVPLLGGLAGVNDLARQIAEALDVKPAITTTGDLRLGTTLLSPPPGYHLANPDNAKKFISDLLAGAQVKLEGIAPWLSDSKLPLDPKGDLTIQITERLVTPTANYLVYHPATIAIAISGMIDNPVALVEQLLADAKLAKTSVAGIFAPITAAANPAINAVASALGVPARFFTPNQLESLLAQGYSPAQAAAIAATGTSPLSSSSPYIAIAIAPQPIDPNTIGQPRGRLAIIGTGPGGSQWMSPEVKEILKSATDLVGYKTYLDLVGSLADGKQRHESDNREEEARAKMALDLAASGRYVAVVSSGDPGIYAMATAVFEVCDRYAKPEWDRIDIHVAPGISAMQAAAAAIGAPLGHDFCAISLSDILKPWSAIEQRITAAAEADFVIAFYNPVSKERTWQLAEARNILLRHRTPDTPVVLARNLGRPGQTVKAIALDRLAPASADMRTIILVGSTKTRIMKRSDGNLWVYTPRRYTEE